From a single Osmerus eperlanus chromosome 8, fOsmEpe2.1, whole genome shotgun sequence genomic region:
- the LOC134025178 gene encoding uncharacterized protein LOC134025178 — translation MEGTHSTHLLYSPIEEKVSRTQCFPTHRAPAGQQTSTFFKKQPIATHSGLWEEPTEAKRRSQADERDSRSFKEALKPNSSSDLFWLTDLLPLCYQCKSMLGMGNQGGKTKNHGSLETQEGSPGSPHPQTAKRRRSTEGSRCTSKLEHTLAQSSRSSRGTSRGRRLKRLWMMRSPPAEEQLDWGPTEQSPPSEVQSFSTAGRASVVRAAVMGAKRENLPGVLSSALGEKKVCSGSATSPGSSSRVPRSEIRSLSPRDVLSLKDVSFHFDSDAELSEYENEMYNACASPSSPQSDGEPLDSTRHSPEGGMAQALSPRQEQRTPGKEWRVERVEMEEREKAAQRRCVEMERRDAAWRVKGKIREVEGIIRRVSFTSGDWIRERREGDDWREGQLFASLPDGCACKETVSEPQPQPLTQPRPQPQPQLDQVIMVSQPQPQVQLEGCSPTQENTLLVEEHLYLGEAFSQRLTRAFWMEGLGEDVDWETMRHGGGLREGRETEWPFSFDPGTPESPSWKSLTQSPNTLELHSDMITFDPFTELEASSPPPLTTLVDTSPLAPSSFHSMSPILYPHPIGPRPALHFLLGPLAQPSEEEEGEEEEGGYEERKTRRVVIDSQGGDRGVGGKTVATKGAVSDKRKSRKRVAWLDQRLSEQNQNQSQDHDQDQVQDQTHSSPSWTTSSVDSVFCSDEALRRQEEVWLREVEESLSVCRSLSRPSRPTHADFLRITPQEDDITSDSSLSPESAGI, via the coding sequence ATGGAAGGGACTCACTCCACCCACCTTCTATACAGTCCTAttgaggagaaggtctccagGACCCAGTGCTTCCCCACACACAGGGCCCCTGCTGGCCAGCAAACCTCCACCTTCTTCAAAAAACAGCCAATAGCAACCCACAGCGGTCTGTGGGAGGAGCCTACAGAGGCGAAGAGGAGGAGTCAAGCAGACGAGCGGGATTCCAGGAGTTTTAAGGAGGCACTCAAACCCAATAGTTCTTCAGATCTCTTTTGGCTGACGgacctgctgcctctctgctaTCAGTGTAAGTCCATGTTGGGCATGGGGAACCAGGGAGGCAAGACCAAGAACCACGGTTCCCTCGAAACCCAAGAGGGTTCTCCGGGGTCACCACATCCCCAGACtgccaagaggaggaggagcacggAGGGGTCGAGATGCACCAGCAAGCTGGAGCACACCCTGGCTCAGTCCTCCAGGAGCTCTCGGGGGACGTCCAGAGGACGCCGGCTGAAGAGGCTGTGGATGATGAGAAGTCCCCCGGCGGAGGAGCAGTTGGACTGGGGCCCGACAGAGCAGAGTCCTCCCTCCGAGGTTCAGAGCTTCTCCACAGCCGGAAGGGCCTCGGTCGTGAGAGCAGCCGTGATGGGAGCCAAGAGGGAGAACCTCCCTGGGGTTCTGTCCTCGGCTCTGGGGGAGAAGAAGGTGTGTTCCGGTTCCGCTACATCCCCGGGTTCCTCCAGCAGGGTTCCACGCTCTGAGATCCGTTCCCTTTCTCCCAGGGACGTCCTGTCTTTGAAAGACGTGTCTTTTCACTTCGACTCAGACGCAGAGCTGTCGGAGTATGAGAATGAAATGTACAACGCTTGCGCGTCCCCTTCCAGCCCTCAAAGTGACGGGGAGCCCCTGGACAGCACCAGACATTCTCCAGAGGGGGGCATGGCTCAGGCCCTGAGCCCGCGCCAAGAGCAACGCACGCCAGGCaaggagtggagggtggagagggtggagatggaggagagggaaaaggcaGCCCAGCGCCGGTGTGTGGAAATGGAGAGGAGGGACGCAGCCTGGAGGGTGAAGGGGAAGATCAGGGAAGTGGAGGGGATCATACGCCGTGTCAGCTTCACCAGCGGAGACTggatcagagagagaagagagggggatgactgGAGAGAGGGTCAGCTGTTTGCCTCCTTACCAGATGGATGTGCGTGTAAAGAAACAGTGTCTGAGCCTCAACCCCAACCCCTGACTCAGCCTcgccctcagccccagcctcaactcGACCAGGTTATAATGGTGtcacagcctcagccccaggtcCAACTGGAGGGCTGTAGTCCCACTCAGGAGAACACTCTCCTTGTTGAGGAGCACCTGTACCTGGGTGAGGCCTTCAGCCAGAGGCTAACACGAGCCTTCTGGATGGAGGGCCTGGGTGAAGATGTAGACTGGGAGACTATGAGACATGGCGGAGGCCTCAGAGAGGGTAGGGAGACAGAATGGCCCTTCAGCTTTGACCCTGGCACCCCTGAATCACCATCGTGGAAGTCCCTTACTCAGTCCCCAAACACCTTAGAACTTCACAGCGACATGATCACCTTTGACCCTTTCACAGAGTTGGAGGCAtcctcaccacctcccctcaccaccctggtGGACACATCTCCCCTCGCCCCCAGTAGCTTCCACAGCATGTCACCTATTCTGTACCCTCATCCAATTGGCCCTCGTCCAGCCCTACACTTCTTGCTTGGGCCTCTCGCCCAGCCgtcggaggaagaggagggtgaggaagaggaggggggatacgAAGAGAGGAAGACCAGGCGTGTTGTTATAGACTCTCAGGGAGGTGATAGGGGTGTTGGAGGCAAGACTGTGGCCACCAAGGGAGCTGTAAGCGACAAGAGGAAGTCTAGGAAGAGAGTGGCATGGCTGGACCAAAGACTGAGCGAGCAGAACCAGAATCAAAGCCAGGACCATGACCAAGATCAGGTCCAGGACCAGACCCATTCTAGTCCCAGCTGGACAACCTCCAGCGTGGATTCAGTGTTTTGTTCAG